The following are encoded in a window of Ignavibacteriales bacterium genomic DNA:
- the lepB gene encoding signal peptidase I translates to MSLFNKDESKEKPKEIKKPAVKTSQQKFWEFWKNLLFAAIAAFLIKTFLIETSRVPTGSMEKTIWVGDFLFVNKFIYGSSSPRNIPFTNISLPYFQMPALSEPKHGDIVVFEFPGEKDELAPTELSNYVKRCIGVPGDTIEVVDKVVFVNGKEAPRASQIQYINSYVSSKAVINPRIFPKDSQFNEDNYGPIVVPKKGNAINLTLDNVEQWRTIIDREFGKRVVTVDGNQIMIEGKPVKSYTLKQDYYFMMGDNRDDSLDSRFWGFVPRDKIIGEAFMIYWSWDPSIPFSDFFKLLGSVRLGRIAKIVH, encoded by the coding sequence ATGTCATTATTCAATAAAGACGAAAGTAAAGAGAAGCCAAAAGAAATTAAAAAGCCTGCTGTAAAAACATCTCAGCAAAAGTTTTGGGAGTTCTGGAAAAATTTATTATTTGCCGCTATAGCTGCTTTTCTAATCAAAACTTTTTTGATCGAGACCTCACGCGTTCCAACAGGATCAATGGAAAAAACTATTTGGGTAGGTGATTTTCTTTTTGTAAATAAATTTATTTACGGCTCGTCTTCACCCAGAAATATTCCATTCACAAATATTTCGTTGCCGTATTTTCAAATGCCGGCTCTAAGCGAACCAAAACACGGAGATATAGTTGTTTTTGAATTTCCCGGTGAAAAAGATGAATTAGCTCCGACAGAACTGAGCAATTATGTAAAAAGATGTATCGGTGTTCCTGGAGACACTATTGAAGTTGTTGATAAAGTTGTATTTGTTAACGGCAAAGAAGCTCCAAGAGCTTCTCAAATTCAGTATATAAACTCATATGTCTCTTCGAAAGCTGTAATAAATCCGCGTATTTTCCCCAAAGACAGCCAATTTAATGAAGATAATTACGGACCGATTGTAGTTCCTAAAAAAGGTAATGCAATAAATTTAACTTTGGATAATGTTGAACAATGGCGAACAATAATTGACCGTGAATTTGGGAAACGTGTTGTTACTGTGGATGGAAATCAAATTATGATCGAAGGGAAACCGGTTAAATCATACACACTTAAACAAGATTATTATTTTATGATGGGCGATAACCGTGATGACAGTTTGGACAGCCGATTCTGGGGATTCGTTCCTCGCGATAAAATTATTGGTGAGGCATTTATGATTTATTGGTCTTGGGATCCCAGCATTCCGTTTTCGGATTTTTTCAAACTTCTTGGATCAGTTCGTTTAGGTAGAATAGCAAAAATAGTTCATTGA
- a CDS encoding S8 family peptidase, producing the protein MKKIFILIFLFALSASVHSQTKYLIYFKDKGVSPNNSLQKSSALFKLAEKELSQRAIERRKQVMGEDNYITYEDLPLIENYINQIENLGIKIENKLKWFNAVSAYLTDEQLSSLKSLSSIQKIEKVRVFKSRNDEIKLNESSANNSNRLLNKTSSTTGLDYGGSFTQNNLSDIPVVHDLGIKGTGVYIGILDDGFSYLSYQALKNLTVLRQYDYVHHLSTVSNQSGHGSSVFCLMAGNDPGNAIGPAYDAKFFLAETENDASETHAEEDNYAAALQDMEGAGVDITSSSLGYTLFDAGQSSYTYADMNGNTTIVAQAANLAFQRGLTSFTAAGNYNNDGWWIINSPADAFNIISVGAVNSGNILASFSLPGPTADGRIKPEVCAMGSGNYVALPPNGISYGTGSGTSYATPIAAGIAALLKSCWPHLINVQIRKIFLECGDNSASPNNGRGWGLISAKRVISYPNLSKTNNVYNVINKIFIDANGVKSSTVSLNYKVGSGSYQTVSMDTVVFNNTLKYKYVFPASINGDSVKFYFQYQTTGGSSVREPAGSNYYKFSYGSMNISNLTSVKNNDAIPSQFYLLQNYPNPFNPSTVISYKLSVTSKVSLKVYDLLGREVATLVNEERLPGSYNSQFSIQNSQLPSGVYFYRLQAGDFSETKKMILIK; encoded by the coding sequence ATGAAAAAAATATTTATACTAATTTTTCTTTTCGCCCTTTCAGCTTCGGTACATTCACAAACGAAATACCTAATCTATTTCAAAGATAAAGGTGTCTCTCCAAACAATTCTCTGCAGAAATCATCAGCTCTTTTTAAGTTAGCTGAAAAAGAATTATCACAAAGAGCGATTGAAAGAAGAAAGCAAGTTATGGGTGAGGATAATTATATCACCTATGAAGATCTTCCGCTGATTGAAAATTATATTAATCAAATTGAAAACCTCGGAATAAAAATTGAAAATAAACTGAAATGGTTTAATGCTGTCAGCGCTTACTTAACGGATGAGCAATTAAGCTCGTTAAAAAGTTTATCATCTATTCAAAAAATTGAAAAAGTCCGTGTATTCAAGTCGAGGAATGATGAAATTAAATTAAACGAATCTTCTGCTAATAATTCGAACAGGCTTCTCAATAAAACATCATCAACAACAGGATTAGACTACGGTGGATCATTCACACAAAATAATCTTTCCGATATTCCGGTAGTCCACGATTTGGGAATTAAAGGAACCGGCGTTTACATAGGAATTCTCGATGACGGTTTTTCGTATCTATCTTATCAGGCGCTAAAAAATTTAACGGTACTTCGCCAATATGACTACGTACATCATCTTTCAACAGTTTCAAATCAGAGCGGACATGGTTCAAGTGTATTTTGTTTAATGGCTGGTAATGATCCGGGCAATGCTATTGGTCCCGCGTATGATGCTAAATTCTTTCTTGCCGAGACAGAGAATGATGCGAGCGAAACCCATGCTGAAGAGGATAATTACGCAGCAGCCCTTCAAGATATGGAAGGTGCCGGTGTTGATATTACTAGCAGTTCACTCGGTTATACATTATTTGACGCAGGACAATCTTCCTATACTTATGCTGATATGAATGGCAATACTACGATTGTAGCACAAGCAGCAAATCTTGCATTCCAAAGAGGACTTACTAGTTTTACCGCAGCTGGAAATTATAATAATGATGGCTGGTGGATCATCAATTCACCTGCAGATGCATTTAATATAATTTCAGTAGGGGCAGTAAATTCTGGAAATATTTTAGCTTCATTCAGTTTACCTGGACCTACTGCTGATGGAAGGATTAAACCCGAAGTCTGTGCTATGGGTTCTGGAAATTATGTTGCATTACCACCTAATGGGATTAGTTATGGCACTGGAAGCGGCACTTCGTATGCAACACCAATTGCTGCAGGAATTGCCGCATTGCTCAAATCATGTTGGCCTCATTTAATAAATGTCCAGATAAGAAAAATATTTCTTGAATGCGGAGATAATTCTGCGAGTCCAAATAATGGTAGAGGTTGGGGATTAATTTCTGCAAAGAGAGTTATTTCTTATCCTAATCTTAGCAAAACAAATAACGTTTATAATGTTATTAACAAAATCTTTATTGATGCTAACGGAGTGAAATCTTCTACAGTAAGCTTAAATTATAAAGTTGGCAGCGGCTCTTATCAAACTGTTTCTATGGATACTGTAGTTTTTAATAACACATTAAAATATAAGTATGTTTTTCCAGCTTCAATCAATGGTGACTCAGTAAAATTTTATTTCCAGTATCAGACAACAGGTGGTTCTTCTGTTCGCGAACCGGCGGGTTCCAATTATTACAAATTTTCGTACGGAAGTATGAATATTAGTAACCTTACTTCTGTAAAAAATAATGATGCTATCCCGTCTCAATTTTATCTTTTGCAAAATTATCCGAATCCGTTTAATCCGTCAACGGTTATCAGTTATAAGTTATCGGTTACCAGTAAAGTCAGTCTAAAAGTTTATGATCTTCTCGGCAGAGAAGTTGCAACACTTGTCAACGAAGAACGATTACCGGGTTCTTATAATTCTCAATTCTCAATTCAAAATTCTCAATTACCAAGCGGTGTTTATTTTTACAGGTTACAAGCTGGAGATTTTTCCGAGACTAAAAAAATGATATTGATTAAATAA
- a CDS encoding O-methyltransferase: MSNILYDDQVTYLTSLRNDPELLLTEMEKFAAEKKIPILDWMSAEFLEQLVLVTKPKSVLEIGTAIGYSSIRIARKLRKKASLDTIERSKNNIKLAKEYIKRAKLTSSINILEGDALEIMPRLNKKYDLIFLDADKEDYEKLFHYSLILLKKGGVLFVDNLLWHGYAAAKSVPESYKKSTKIIREFNKMFINSTLLHSTILSIGDGIGLGVKS; the protein is encoded by the coding sequence ATGTCTAATATTTTATATGATGATCAAGTTACGTATTTAACTTCGTTAAGAAACGATCCTGAACTTTTGCTTACAGAAATGGAGAAATTTGCTGCTGAAAAAAAGATACCGATATTAGACTGGATGTCGGCAGAGTTTCTTGAGCAATTGGTTTTAGTTACTAAGCCAAAGAGTGTTTTAGAAATTGGGACAGCAATTGGTTATTCATCAATTCGTATTGCAAGGAAGCTTCGCAAAAAAGCATCACTGGATACGATTGAAAGAAGTAAGAACAACATTAAACTTGCCAAAGAATATATTAAACGAGCAAAGCTTACCTCTTCAATAAATATTTTAGAAGGTGATGCGTTAGAAATTATGCCCAGGTTGAATAAGAAATATGATTTGATATTTCTTGATGCAGATAAAGAAGATTACGAGAAACTTTTCCATTACTCACTTATACTTTTGAAAAAGGGTGGCGTTCTTTTTGTGGATAATCTTTTATGGCATGGTTATGCAGCCGCAAAATCGGTTCCGGAATCATATAAAAAATCAACAAAGATTATTCGTGAGTTTAATAAAATGTTTATTAACTCAACCTTACTTCATTCTACAATTCTTTCGATAGGTGATGGCATCGGTCTCGGAGTTAAATCATAA